In the genome of Candidatus Ruthia magnifica str. Cm (Calyptogena magnifica), one region contains:
- a CDS encoding SCP2 sterol-binding domain-containing protein — protein sequence MQDLPLDVHFVCTNDQVFILSVTDKYTNIYIKLKSMVFVSLFYSENLTELFRQDKVSIHGDVKTAQLFVNLLKVIVSKYTGDIIKDGPSTLLINPIKSELYKHKNS from the coding sequence TTGCAAGACTTACCATTAGATGTACACTTTGTATGTACCAATGACCAAGTATTTATTTTGTCCGTCACTGACAAATATACAAACATTTATATTAAGCTCAAATCCATGGTATTTGTATCTTTGTTCTATTCTGAAAATTTAACTGAGTTGTTTAGACAAGATAAAGTTAGCATTCATGGTGATGTTAAAACCGCTCAATTATTTGTTAATTTACTAAAAGTAATAGTATCAAAATACACAGGCGATATAATTAAAGATGGACCGTCTACCTTGTTAATCAATCCAATTAAATCTGAACTATACAAACATAAAAACAGTTAG
- the accC gene encoding acetyl-CoA carboxylase biotin carboxylase subunit, which yields MNKIHKVLIANRGEIALRVLRACKELGIKTVAVYSTADKDLKHVRLSNEAVCIGPHQSKDSYLNIPALIAAAEITHADAIHPGYGFLSESADFAQQVEKSGFIFIGPHADNIRVMGNKVAAIKTMQKSGVPCVPGSNAGLTEDAAQNTKLARNIGFPIIIKASGGGGGRGMRVVEKETNLLDSIELSKIEALNFFNNSEVYMEKFLTTPRHIEIQILADEHGNVVHLGERDCSMQRRHQKVVEEAPAPGITSELRQKIGSACTDACKTINYRGAGTFEFLFENDEFYFIEMNTRIQVEHPVTEMITGIDIVREQILIADGQILQFTQDDVKIKGYAIECRINAEDHNNFMPSPGKITQYHIAGGLGVRVDSHVYNGYTVPSHYDSMIGKLITFADTRLGAIIKMQNALDEMVIDGIKTNIVLQRQIMDDKNFQKGGMNIHYLEKILETQYD from the coding sequence ATGAACAAAATTCACAAGGTTCTCATTGCTAACCGTGGTGAAATTGCGCTTAGAGTTTTAAGAGCTTGCAAAGAACTAGGCATCAAAACCGTTGCTGTATATTCAACAGCGGACAAAGACCTTAAACACGTGCGTTTGTCTAACGAGGCTGTGTGTATTGGTCCACACCAATCAAAAGATAGCTATTTAAACATCCCCGCACTGATTGCTGCCGCAGAAATTACTCACGCTGATGCCATTCATCCTGGCTATGGTTTTTTATCTGAAAGTGCAGATTTTGCACAGCAAGTTGAAAAAAGTGGTTTTATTTTTATCGGCCCTCATGCAGATAATATTCGCGTTATGGGCAACAAAGTTGCCGCCATTAAGACTATGCAAAAATCTGGTGTGCCTTGTGTACCTGGATCAAATGCTGGTTTGACTGAAGACGCCGCTCAAAATACCAAACTTGCTCGTAATATTGGCTTTCCAATTATCATAAAAGCCTCTGGCGGTGGCGGTGGTCGTGGTATGCGTGTGGTTGAAAAAGAAACCAACCTACTTGATTCAATTGAGTTAAGCAAAATAGAAGCACTTAACTTTTTTAACAATAGCGAAGTGTATATGGAGAAATTTTTAACCACACCTAGGCATATTGAGATTCAAATATTAGCTGACGAACATGGCAATGTTGTGCACTTAGGCGAGCGTGACTGTTCAATGCAAAGACGTCATCAAAAAGTGGTAGAAGAAGCACCAGCACCTGGCATCACATCAGAATTGCGCCAAAAAATCGGCAGTGCTTGTACGGATGCTTGCAAAACCATTAACTATCGCGGCGCTGGTACGTTTGAGTTTTTATTTGAAAATGATGAATTTTATTTCATTGAAATGAACACTCGTATTCAAGTTGAACACCCTGTCACCGAAATGATTACTGGCATTGATATTGTGCGCGAACAAATACTCATTGCCGATGGTCAAATACTCCAATTTACACAGGATGATGTGAAAATCAAAGGCTATGCGATTGAGTGCCGTATTAATGCTGAAGACCATAATAATTTTATGCCCTCACCAGGGAAAATCACTCAATATCATATCGCTGGTGGTTTAGGCGTACGTGTTGATTCACACGTATATAACGGTTATACCGTGCCATCCCATTATGACTCTATGATTGGCAAGTTAATTACTTTTGCTGATACTCGACTAGGTGCTATTATAAAAATGCAAAATGCACTTGATGAAATGGTGATTGATGGCATTAAAACCAATATCGTCTTACAAAGACAAATTATGGATGATAAAAATTTTCAAAAAGGTGGTATGAATATTCACTATCTCGAAAAAATACTGGAGACCCAGTATGATTAA
- a CDS encoding 50S ribosomal protein L25/general stress protein Ctc — MSLTINALTRDDQGKGASHRLRRNHKIPAIVYGTGKAPRNITLDVFEITRLLENEESYTSVLDLIVDKKKEAVIIKDLQRHPAKNIVTHVDFLRINLKQAIVTSVPLHFNGEENNEAMRLGAILNQFVTSVEVSCLPTDLPHAIDVDISNLTMGEHISFTGLNIPKGVVITALTHGDIETHNRSVVAIQEPRKIAEIEEETSIIVEDENIESNNADKNKSNS; from the coding sequence ATGAGTTTAACAATTAACGCTTTAACAAGGGATGATCAAGGCAAAGGTGCGAGCCATCGCCTACGTCGCAATCATAAAATCCCTGCTATTGTTTATGGTACTGGTAAAGCCCCTAGGAATATCACCTTAGATGTTTTTGAAATTACCCGTCTATTAGAAAACGAGGAGTCTTACACTTCAGTACTTGATTTAATAGTTGACAAGAAAAAAGAGGCTGTAATTATTAAGGATTTACAACGTCATCCTGCTAAAAACATCGTCACTCATGTTGACTTTCTACGCATTAACTTAAAACAAGCGATTGTCACTAGCGTTCCTCTACACTTTAATGGAGAGGAAAATAACGAAGCAATGCGTCTAGGTGCAATTCTTAACCAATTTGTTACTTCGGTTGAGGTCTCTTGCCTACCAACAGACTTACCTCACGCTATTGATGTAGATATTAGCAACCTTACAATGGGCGAACATATTAGTTTTACAGGTCTTAACATACCAAAAGGGGTGGTCATTACCGCACTAACACATGGTGATATTGAGACACATAATCGAAGTGTTGTTGCCATTCAAGAGCCTAGAAAAATAGCCGAAATTGAAGAAGAGACATCTATTATTGTTGAAGATGAAAATATCGAGAGCAATAACGCTGATAAAAACAAATCAAATTCATAA
- the accB gene encoding acetyl-CoA carboxylase biotin carboxyl carrier protein — translation MDIRKVKKLMELLEQSGMSEIEIVEGKESVRISRYGNAPMATPVTIAPPSKDSTTTANGHPITSSMVGTFYGAASSTSDAFVKIGQHVNQGDTVCIVEAMKIMNQIETDQSGIVTEILCTDGDAVEFGQTLVVIQ, via the coding sequence ATGGATATTCGTAAAGTAAAAAAATTAATGGAATTGCTAGAACAATCTGGCATGAGTGAAATTGAAATTGTTGAGGGTAAAGAATCCGTCCGTATCTCTCGCTATGGCAATGCACCAATGGCAACACCAGTGACAATAGCACCACCATCTAAAGATAGTACAACAACAGCAAATGGACATCCTATCACTTCGTCTATGGTTGGTACTTTTTATGGCGCAGCATCGTCCACTTCTGATGCTTTTGTTAAAATTGGTCAACACGTCAATCAAGGTGATACGGTTTGCATCGTTGAAGCCATGAAAATTATGAACCAAATCGAGACAGACCAATCTGGAATAGTCACTGAGATCTTATGTACAGATGGTGATGCAGTTGAATTTGGCCAAACACTAGTCGTCATTCAATGA
- a CDS encoding citrate synthase: MIEYIPGLAGVPATESSISYIDGKNGILTYRGYSIEDLVKYGSFEEVSMLLRDGELPDKNKLDNFKNILHKRYEVKRNIRSMMWSLPANGHPMNVLQTTIAAMATFYPDAGAQNPDSVYTQGALTKIISNMSTLVAMWARISAGYDPIPPSRGMSYAKNFLYMSFGEEPDDDIVKLFDACLILHAEHTINASTFSAMVTASTLANPFASISAAVGTLAGSLHGGANEDVLKMLDEIGDAKNARAYIKNRLKNKQIIWGMGHREYSVKDPRASILQSMIEDYVKKSNMHFSKRFETALEVERICEDLLSSKGVYPNVDFYSGILYAEIFKIPQTHFTPIFAMARSAGWTAHWHEQVGHNRIFRPAQIYIGSNFRNYSKK; encoded by the coding sequence ATGATTGAATATATTCCAGGTTTGGCAGGTGTTCCTGCAACAGAATCTTCTATCTCTTATATTGATGGGAAAAACGGTATTTTGACTTATCGTGGCTACTCAATTGAAGACTTGGTTAAATACGGCTCTTTTGAAGAGGTATCTATGCTACTTAGAGATGGAGAACTGCCAGACAAAAACAAACTAGACAACTTTAAAAATATTTTACACAAGCGTTATGAAGTAAAGCGCAATATCCGTTCCATGATGTGGTCTTTGCCTGCCAATGGACATCCAATGAATGTTTTACAAACTACTATTGCCGCTATGGCGACATTCTATCCTGATGCAGGCGCACAAAATCCTGACTCTGTCTATACGCAAGGCGCACTGACTAAAATCATTTCTAACATGAGTACTTTAGTAGCAATGTGGGCACGTATTAGTGCTGGCTATGATCCTATTCCACCTAGCAGAGGAATGTCATACGCTAAGAACTTTTTATATATGTCGTTTGGGGAAGAGCCTGATGATGATATTGTCAAGCTTTTTGATGCTTGTCTAATTCTACATGCAGAACATACAATCAATGCTTCAACTTTTTCTGCTATGGTAACTGCTTCAACGCTTGCCAATCCCTTTGCTTCAATTTCGGCTGCGGTTGGTACTTTAGCAGGCTCCTTACATGGTGGTGCAAATGAAGATGTGCTTAAAATGTTAGATGAAATTGGCGATGCTAAAAATGCTCGTGCTTATATTAAAAATCGCTTAAAAAACAAACAAATCATTTGGGGTATGGGACATAGAGAATATAGCGTTAAAGACCCTCGTGCAAGTATTTTACAATCCATGATTGAAGACTATGTCAAAAAATCCAACATGCATTTTTCTAAACGCTTTGAAACTGCATTAGAAGTAGAAAGAATTTGTGAAGATTTGCTATCAAGCAAAGGCGTTTATCCAAATGTAGATTTTTACTCAGGTATTTTATATGCCGAAATTTTCAAAATTCCACAAACACATTTTACGCCTATTTTTGCCATGGCTCGTTCTGCTGGCTGGACAGCTCATTGGCACGAACAAGTTGGACATAATCGCATTTTCAGACCCGCACAAATCTACATAGGGTCTAATTTTAGAAATTATTCTAAAAAATAA
- the aroQ gene encoding type II 3-dehydroquinate dehydratase, with amino-acid sequence MDVLLLNGPSLNLLGTREPNYYGVQTLDDIISNLAKITNDAGLTLQHHQDNSEARLIEHIHNATNNGAQYIIINPAAFTHTSIALRDAMLAVNIKFTEVHLSNVYKREDFRKRSYFSDIAQGTISGFGAQGYEFALQAAIQHIQQLKGS; translated from the coding sequence ATGGATGTTCTGTTATTAAACGGCCCCAGTCTTAATCTACTTGGCACTCGTGAACCTAATTATTATGGTGTACAAACACTGGATGACATTATCAGTAATCTTGCAAAAATAACAAATGACGCTGGGCTTACACTTCAACACCATCAAGATAATTCAGAAGCAAGATTGATTGAACATATTCACAACGCCACTAATAACGGAGCTCAATATATCATTATCAATCCTGCAGCTTTTACACACACGTCAATCGCTTTGCGTGATGCCATGCTCGCTGTGAATATTAAGTTTACCGAAGTTCACCTATCTAATGTATACAAACGTGAAGACTTTCGCAAACGATCTTATTTTTCAGATATTGCACAAGGTACCATTTCTGGCTTTGGCGCCCAAGGCTATGAATTTGCACTACAAGCTGCAATTCAACATATTCAACAATTAAAGGGATCATGA
- the ubiB gene encoding ubiquinone biosynthesis regulatory protein kinase UbiB — protein MHSLLRFIKISRVLMRYRLDSLVLSTSLLKNFKPLVYLIPWHYFPVKKYTRGQRIRLALEELGPIFIKFGQTLSTRRDLLPEDIGDELAKLQDNCPAFDSIKAKQIIEQSLGAPVENLFKRFDIKPLASASIAQVHTALTNNNHEVAVKVVRPDIKKVIRRDIKLMYALARLFNKHPISKKLRPIEVVSEFEGIILNELDMRIEAKNCEKIGKNFKNSNLLYIPKIYPDLCHKNILTTERIYGIPVGDIKQLKANHIDMKRLAEKGVIIFFTQVFKHNFFHADMHPGNIFVNTNGQYIGVDFGIMSTLTEADKDFLANIFLAFFNQDYKKVAQTYIDSGWINPTTNISSFQAAIKRICEPMFEKPLGEISFGQVLFELIQEAKNFDITIQPQLLLLDKTLLNIEGLGRQLYPQLDLWTTAKPFLEDLVKEKHSIKNTFEKIKDQAPKLLKDIPELPALAINALKQLNKIKDMGYLYTQQTDSIVNQLKDNANKQTYAIFAGALAILSGILAINTFWLSSLFSGIVTFIFWFKSR, from the coding sequence ATGCACAGCCTTCTAAGATTTATTAAAATTTCTCGTGTGTTAATGCGCTATCGCCTTGATTCTTTGGTACTATCAACATCACTACTGAAAAATTTCAAGCCTTTAGTGTATCTTATTCCTTGGCATTACTTTCCCGTTAAAAAATACACGCGGGGCCAACGTATTCGCTTAGCACTAGAAGAACTAGGGCCCATATTTATCAAATTTGGACAAACACTTTCCACTAGGCGTGACTTACTACCAGAGGATATTGGCGATGAATTAGCAAAATTACAAGACAATTGCCCCGCTTTTGATTCAATAAAGGCTAAGCAAATTATTGAACAATCATTGGGTGCGCCAGTTGAAAATTTATTCAAACGCTTTGACATTAAACCTCTAGCCTCAGCCTCAATTGCTCAAGTACACACCGCACTAACAAATAATAATCATGAAGTGGCGGTTAAAGTGGTCAGACCAGATATCAAAAAAGTCATCCGACGTGATATTAAATTAATGTACGCCTTAGCAAGGCTATTTAATAAACATCCGATTAGTAAAAAACTACGTCCTATAGAAGTCGTGTCAGAGTTTGAAGGCATTATCCTAAATGAGCTAGACATGCGTATTGAGGCTAAGAACTGTGAAAAAATTGGCAAAAATTTTAAAAATTCTAATCTGCTTTACATTCCAAAAATTTATCCGGATTTATGTCATAAAAACATTCTAACTACTGAACGCATTTATGGTATTCCAGTTGGTGATATTAAACAACTAAAAGCCAATCATATTGATATGAAACGATTGGCAGAAAAAGGTGTGATTATTTTTTTTACTCAGGTTTTTAAGCATAATTTTTTCCATGCTGATATGCATCCTGGTAATATTTTTGTCAATACTAATGGGCAATATATAGGAGTTGATTTTGGTATCATGAGCACGCTTACCGAAGCTGATAAAGACTTTCTAGCGAATATTTTTCTGGCTTTTTTTAACCAAGATTATAAAAAAGTAGCACAAACCTACATTGACTCTGGTTGGATAAACCCAACAACAAACATATCTTCCTTTCAAGCTGCTATTAAAAGAATTTGTGAACCCATGTTTGAAAAGCCCTTGGGGGAAATCTCTTTTGGACAAGTGTTGTTTGAACTTATTCAAGAAGCCAAAAATTTTGATATTACCATTCAGCCACAACTATTATTATTAGACAAAACTTTATTAAACATTGAAGGACTTGGCAGACAGTTATATCCACAGCTTGATTTATGGACAACTGCAAAACCATTTCTAGAAGATTTAGTTAAAGAGAAACACAGTATAAAAAATACCTTTGAAAAAATAAAAGACCAGGCGCCGAAACTTCTAAAAGACATTCCAGAACTGCCTGCTTTGGCTATTAATGCACTCAAACAATTAAACAAAATAAAAGATATGGGGTATCTTTATACTCAGCAAACCGATAGTATTGTTAATCAACTCAAAGACAATGCAAATAAGCAAACTTACGCCATCTTTGCTGGCGCTTTGGCTATTCTTAGTGGTATTTTAGCGATTAATACGTTTTGGCTGTCAAGTTTGTTCAGTGGTATTGTTACTTTTATATTTTGGTTTAAGTCTAGATAG
- the ychF gene encoding redox-regulated ATPase YchF, whose protein sequence is MGFKCGIVGLPNVGKSTLFNALTQSGVGSANYPFCTIEPNVGIVPINDSRLDELAKIVNPQKILSTTMKFVDIAGLVKGASKGEGLGNKFLTNIRETDAIIHVVRAFDDDDIIHVSKKISPLDDIEIINTELILADFDMLENLYQKALKKIKSGQKDGAPLKNLLTKILSVLETGNSVRTLSFDEEELKLLKGFQLLTIKPVLYVANVNENGFIDNAYLKIIEKFAHSENTQTVTICAKTEAEIAELNKDEKQEFLSEMGQSKSGLDKLIKAGYQLLGLQTYFTAGVQEVRAWTINTGDSVSQAAGKIHGDFEKGFIRAQTVSFSDFIEFGGEKGAKDAGKLRSEGKEYIVQDGDVIHFLFSV, encoded by the coding sequence ATGGGATTTAAATGTGGCATAGTGGGCTTACCAAATGTTGGGAAGTCAACCTTATTTAATGCATTAACTCAGTCTGGTGTTGGGTCTGCTAATTATCCTTTTTGTACAATTGAGCCAAATGTTGGTATTGTGCCTATTAATGACTCGCGCTTAGACGAGTTAGCAAAAATTGTTAATCCTCAAAAAATTCTATCCACCACAATGAAGTTTGTTGATATTGCCGGATTGGTTAAAGGCGCTTCAAAAGGCGAAGGGTTGGGCAATAAATTTTTAACCAATATTCGTGAAACAGACGCCATCATCCACGTTGTTCGTGCCTTTGATGATGATGACATTATTCACGTATCAAAAAAGATTTCACCGCTTGATGATATTGAAATTATCAACACTGAACTTATTTTAGCTGACTTCGACATGCTTGAAAATTTATATCAAAAAGCTTTAAAAAAAATCAAGTCAGGTCAAAAAGATGGCGCCCCCCTTAAAAATCTATTGACAAAAATCTTGTCTGTACTTGAAACTGGTAATAGTGTACGCACACTCTCATTTGACGAAGAAGAATTAAAATTACTAAAAGGCTTTCAACTGCTCACCATTAAACCCGTCTTATACGTTGCCAATGTAAACGAAAACGGCTTTATTGATAACGCTTACTTGAAAATAATAGAAAAATTTGCCCACAGCGAAAATACACAAACTGTTACTATTTGCGCTAAAACTGAAGCTGAAATTGCCGAATTAAACAAAGATGAAAAACAAGAATTCCTATCTGAAATGGGGCAAAGTAAATCAGGGCTGGACAAATTAATTAAAGCTGGATATCAATTATTAGGACTACAAACGTATTTTACCGCTGGTGTACAAGAAGTACGTGCATGGACAATTAATACTGGTGACAGTGTTTCACAAGCCGCTGGAAAAATTCACGGTGATTTTGAAAAAGGTTTCATTCGTGCCCAAACCGTTTCATTTTCTGATTTTATTGAGTTTGGTGGTGAGAAAGGTGCAAAAGATGCTGGAAAATTACGCTCAGAAGGCAAAGAATACATCGTTCAAGATGGCGATGTGATACACTTTCTGTTCAGTGTGTAA
- the ubiE gene encoding bifunctional demethylmenaquinone methyltransferase/2-methoxy-6-polyprenyl-1,4-benzoquinol methylase UbiE, producing the protein MKNTTHFGFKKVATNDKQSLVRNVFNSVASKYDLMNDILSFGAHRLWKHYTIASSNVKIGNKVLDIAGGTGDLAIEFRKKVGDNGQVILSDINAIMLNEGRKNLTNKGIIGIEFVQLNAQYLPFNSNTFDCISIAFGLRNVTDKDQALKEMYRILKPGGCLLILEFSTTDSALLKKFYDFYSFNIMPKLGSIIADNEASYQYLAESIRKHPNQEDLKSMVLDAGFDFCEYNNLSYGIVALHKGVKI; encoded by the coding sequence ATGAAAAATACCACACATTTTGGATTCAAGAAAGTTGCCACAAACGATAAACAAAGTTTGGTTAGGAATGTTTTTAACTCTGTCGCAAGTAAATATGACTTAATGAACGATATCTTGTCTTTTGGCGCGCATCGCCTTTGGAAACATTATACGATTGCTTCAAGCAACGTTAAAATTGGCAATAAAGTACTAGACATTGCTGGTGGCACAGGCGATTTAGCCATTGAATTCAGGAAAAAAGTGGGTGACAATGGACAAGTCATACTAAGTGATATTAACGCTATTATGTTGAATGAGGGCCGTAAAAACTTAACTAATAAAGGTATTATTGGCATTGAATTTGTGCAACTCAATGCGCAGTACCTACCATTTAATAGCAATACATTTGACTGTATAAGTATTGCCTTTGGCCTTAGAAACGTAACTGATAAAGACCAAGCCCTCAAAGAAATGTATCGTATTTTGAAGCCTGGCGGCTGTTTGTTGATTTTAGAGTTTTCAACAACCGATTCTGCATTATTAAAAAAATTCTATGACTTTTATTCATTCAATATTATGCCAAAACTCGGTAGTATTATTGCTGATAATGAGGCCTCATATCAATATTTAGCTGAATCAATCCGTAAACATCCAAACCAAGAGGACCTTAAAAGTATGGTACTAGATGCCGGTTTTGACTTTTGCGAATATAATAATTTATCATATGGCATTGTTGCCTTACATAAAGGCGTTAAAATATAA
- the argC gene encoding N-acetyl-gamma-glutamyl-phosphate reductase, which produces MIKVGIVGATGYTGLELIRLLNNHPNAKIIALCSRVNTGKAVIEEFPSLIGYVDLDFIIPDDKTLFECDVIFFATPHGVAMNSVGQFLDKGIKIIDLSADFRIKDSSTWSKWYGIVHTQSALLKNAVYGLPEVYSSQIKNATLVANPGCYPTAIILALKPLLKANSINTKSIIADCKSGVSGAGRNSNIATLFCEVNESLKPYNVNQHRHKPEAQQVLTDIANTDVDFIFTPHLIPMTRGMLASVYVDLTKDIDVQELFKNHYQDNRFVHVLSVGVYPQTKSVKGTNNCHIGIQKSNNKLIIMTVIDNINKGASGQAIQNMNLMFGIDEGLGLEQIGLLP; this is translated from the coding sequence ATGATTAAAGTAGGCATTGTTGGCGCTACCGGATACACAGGATTAGAGCTTATACGCCTTTTAAACAACCACCCAAATGCAAAAATTATTGCTTTATGTTCAAGGGTAAATACTGGCAAAGCCGTTATTGAAGAATTTCCCAGCCTAATAGGTTATGTTGACCTTGACTTTATTATACCAGATGATAAGACATTATTTGAATGCGACGTCATTTTCTTTGCCACACCGCACGGAGTAGCCATGAATAGCGTTGGCCAATTTCTAGACAAGGGCATAAAAATAATTGACTTAAGCGCTGATTTTCGAATTAAAGACAGCTCCACATGGAGCAAATGGTACGGCATAGTACACACACAAAGCGCTTTATTAAAAAATGCCGTTTATGGCTTGCCTGAAGTTTATAGCTCACAAATAAAAAACGCTACCTTAGTTGCTAATCCTGGCTGCTACCCGACTGCAATCATACTAGCACTTAAACCCCTGCTTAAGGCAAATTCCATTAACACAAAAAGCATTATCGCTGATTGTAAGTCAGGTGTTAGTGGAGCAGGTAGAAATTCTAATATTGCCACACTTTTTTGCGAAGTAAACGAATCCTTAAAGCCTTATAATGTTAATCAACACCGTCACAAGCCTGAAGCACAACAAGTGTTAACAGACATTGCAAATACAGATGTGGATTTTATCTTTACTCCACACTTGATACCCATGACCCGGGGCATGCTTGCCAGTGTATATGTTGATTTAACAAAGGACATCGATGTACAAGAATTGTTTAAAAATCACTATCAAGATAATAGATTTGTCCATGTATTATCAGTTGGTGTTTATCCACAAACTAAATCAGTTAAAGGCACAAATAATTGCCATATTGGCATCCAAAAATCAAATAACAAACTTATTATTATGACAGTTATTGATAACATCAATAAGGGCGCCTCAGGTCAAGCTATACAAAACATGAACCTCATGTTTGGAATTGATGAAGGCTTAGGATTAGAACAAATTGGCTTATTACCATAA
- the erpA gene encoding iron-sulfur cluster insertion protein ErpA has product METKQALEKADIIFSDNAAKKVSTLIEEEKNENLHLRVYITGGGCSGFSYGFNFDETYKEGDSSVENNGVQLVVDPMSYQYLIGATVDYLEDLQGARFIIHNPNAKTTCGCGSSFSV; this is encoded by the coding sequence ATGGAAACAAAACAAGCTTTAGAAAAAGCAGATATTATTTTTAGCGACAATGCCGCTAAAAAAGTATCAACTCTTATTGAAGAGGAAAAAAACGAAAACTTGCATTTGCGTGTTTATATCACAGGCGGCGGTTGCTCTGGTTTTTCCTATGGCTTTAATTTTGATGAAACCTACAAAGAAGGCGACTCAAGTGTTGAGAATAACGGTGTGCAATTAGTAGTTGATCCCATGAGTTATCAATACTTAATTGGTGCAACTGTTGATTACTTGGAAGACTTACAAGGCGCACGTTTTATTATTCATAACCCAAATGCCAAAACCACTTGCGGTTGTGGCTCATCCTTTTCGGTATAA
- the pth gene encoding aminoacyl-tRNA hydrolase: MTIKLIVGLGNPGKDYQSNRHNAGFWLCEALAHLYAGNFKKETKFFGEVAQINISGRKVRLLKPTVFMNCSGQSIQSIVNFYQINTNEILIVHDELDIDPGIAKIKFDGGHGGHNGLRDTIQTLGTKAFHRLRIGIGHPGDKSQVTNFVLHAPSKGELEKIQNSLNNSLQIIEDMINGNFDKAIKTLHTKE; the protein is encoded by the coding sequence ATGACAATAAAACTGATTGTTGGTCTAGGTAATCCGGGTAAAGATTATCAATCTAATCGTCATAACGCTGGTTTCTGGCTCTGTGAAGCCTTAGCTCACCTATATGCTGGTAATTTTAAAAAAGAAACTAAGTTTTTTGGCGAAGTTGCCCAGATTAATATATCTGGACGCAAGGTTCGATTACTTAAACCTACTGTATTCATGAATTGCTCGGGACAATCTATTCAGAGTATTGTTAATTTTTATCAAATAAACACCAATGAAATATTGATTGTCCATGATGAACTAGACATTGATCCTGGTATTGCAAAAATTAAATTTGATGGCGGACATGGCGGACATAATGGCTTAAGAGATACTATTCAAACCTTAGGTACTAAGGCGTTTCACCGACTAAGAATTGGTATAGGTCACCCAGGTGATAAATCACAGGTAACCAACTTTGTATTACATGCGCCTAGTAAAGGTGAATTAGAAAAAATACAAAATTCTTTGAATAATTCATTGCAAATCATTGAAGATATGATTAATGGTAACTTTGACAAGGCCATAAAAACTTTACACACAAAAGAATAA